A genomic segment from Clostridium pasteurianum BC1 encodes:
- a CDS encoding rhodanese-like domain-containing protein produces MTNLEYLENILEITISPMDFIAASKAQPDGFIVVDVRNAPQHLKKVKIAGAVEIPEKDIKNRLGDLSKDKVIVVYCWDIWCNLAKKASVELVKNGYTVKELTGGIAAWQSLNLPVTTL; encoded by the coding sequence ATGACAAACCTCGAATACCTAGAAAATATTTTGGAAATTACCATAAGTCCAATGGACTTCATTGCTGCGTCTAAAGCACAGCCAGACGGTTTCATAGTTGTAGATGTCCGCAACGCACCACAACACTTAAAAAAAGTAAAAATAGCCGGAGCAGTTGAAATACCTGAAAAGGATATTAAGAACAGACTTGGTGATTTATCGAAAGATAAAGTTATTGTTGTTTACTGCTGGGACATCTGGTGTAATCTGGCGAAAAAGGCAAGCGTAGAACTTGTTAAGAACGGATATACTGTAAAAGAATTAACCGGCGGAATAGCTGCATGGCAATCTCTTAACCTGCCTGTAACAACATTATAA
- a CDS encoding MFS transporter produces the protein MINTGNKVNIGHKYNILVLILGLAGFVSAADNWFVSPALSPIASEFSISISIAGSVLTTYMIPYGIMQPVYGFFSDRWSKVNVLKFIVCGLAIGTVGSAFANSLLVLCIFRAITGFFAAGIIAVSLALIGDTVPTSNRQVYVGRFMGIVFLGQGLSAGLGGLITKYISWRGAFIFFSLVAICSDILLFKNLSKDSKTTTNKKQNFFIQVKLALFSSKGKVIFPLALISGFLLLGLYSYLGSFLHENIGLDYLQCGLIIMFYGFACLIGGSQVGKFSKKFGEKNVVLTGEIFALITTLFLYFFHYWQVALIATIFLGLGYICIQSTLATLAFDVMSENKGLPSGLIGLGLFGGGGLGSLFSSWLLLKGGYQSIWIVFLIGILIFNLITLKIKFN, from the coding sequence ATGATTAATACAGGTAATAAAGTTAATATTGGTCATAAATATAATATATTAGTTTTGATATTAGGGTTAGCTGGATTTGTTTCGGCAGCTGATAACTGGTTTGTTTCACCCGCTCTTTCTCCAATTGCCTCAGAGTTCAGCATATCAATTTCTATTGCTGGTTCTGTATTAACCACATATATGATACCATACGGAATTATGCAGCCTGTTTATGGTTTTTTTAGTGACCGTTGGAGTAAAGTCAATGTATTAAAATTTATTGTGTGCGGACTTGCTATAGGAACAGTAGGAAGTGCATTTGCTAATTCACTATTAGTATTATGCATTTTTCGTGCAATTACAGGGTTCTTTGCTGCTGGTATCATAGCTGTATCATTAGCTTTAATTGGTGATACTGTTCCTACTTCAAATCGACAAGTATATGTGGGTAGATTTATGGGGATTGTTTTCTTGGGACAAGGCTTAAGTGCAGGCTTAGGAGGATTAATTACTAAATATATTAGCTGGCGTGGGGCATTTATCTTTTTTAGTTTAGTAGCTATATGTTCAGATATACTCTTATTTAAAAATTTGTCTAAAGATTCAAAAACTACAACTAATAAAAAACAGAATTTTTTTATTCAAGTTAAATTAGCATTATTTTCATCTAAAGGAAAAGTAATTTTTCCATTAGCTTTAATTTCTGGTTTTTTATTACTAGGGTTATATTCTTATTTAGGTTCATTTCTACATGAAAATATAGGCTTAGATTATTTACAATGTGGATTAATAATAATGTTTTATGGATTTGCTTGCTTAATTGGAGGCTCACAAGTTGGCAAGTTCAGTAAAAAGTTTGGGGAAAAGAATGTAGTATTAACAGGAGAAATATTTGCTTTAATTACAACTTTATTTTTATATTTTTTTCATTACTGGCAAGTTGCTTTGATAGCCACAATTTTTTTGGGATTAGGATATATTTGCATTCAATCTACATTAGCTACGTTGGCTTTTGACGTTATGTCAGAAAATAAAGGACTTCCTTCTGGATTAATAGGCTTAGGACTTTTTGGAGGGGGAGGATTAGGTAGTTTATTTAGTAGTTGGTTACTTCTTAAAGGAGGATATCAAAGTATTTGGATTGTTTTTCTTATTGGAATATTGATATTTAATCTCATTACTCTTAAAATTAAATTTAATTAG
- a CDS encoding Spo0E family sporulation regulatory protein-aspartic acid phosphatase, whose translation MENLEYRLKIKRRIEVLKEKLNKCIDNNLYNLNNEEILYISEELDIAIVQYIRAFKFKQ comes from the coding sequence GTGGAAAATCTGGAATATAGATTAAAAATTAAGAGAAGAATAGAAGTTTTAAAAGAAAAACTTAACAAATGCATTGATAATAATTTATATAATCTTAATAATGAGGAAATTTTGTATATTAGTGAAGAACTTGATATTGCAATAGTTCAGTATATTAGAGCATTTAAATTTAAGCAATAG
- a CDS encoding helix-turn-helix domain-containing protein: protein MKIYWYNGSKNIIGTRVKKARKMSKPTLTQENLAAKLDLMNIKLDRIALSRIESGDRFVSDYEVVALAKALGVSLDWLLLGK from the coding sequence TTGAAAATTTATTGGTATAATGGAAGTAAAAATATAATTGGCACTAGAGTTAAAAAAGCTCGGAAAATGAGTAAACCTACTTTAACTCAAGAAAATTTAGCAGCAAAACTTGACCTTATGAACATTAAACTTGATAGAATAGCTCTTTCAAGAATTGAATCAGGAGATAGATTTGTATCCGATTATGAAGTTGTAGCTCTTGCCAAAGCCTTAGGTGTTTCTTTAGATTGGCTTCTATTAGGTAAATAA
- a CDS encoding DNA/RNA nuclease SfsA yields MSFSDNQSYIFETPLIEGIIKSRPNRFIMDVEIDNTIYKCHCPSTGRIGNIIFKDIPCLLSRGKDEKRKTPYTVEAISLELPTDSTKTWIGINQNAVNRYVEHFLKTGQLSKIVANGHNAIREQKLGNSRLDFLVESTYLEVKTPQLKKAVLPFFIFL; encoded by the coding sequence ATGTCGTTTAGTGATAATCAAAGCTACATCTTTGAAACACCTTTAATTGAGGGAATAATAAAAAGTAGACCAAACCGCTTTATAATGGATGTTGAAATAGATAATACGATTTATAAATGTCATTGCCCTTCCACCGGACGCATTGGGAACATCATATTCAAAGATATTCCTTGTCTGCTGTCTAGAGGGAAGGACGAAAAGAGAAAAACACCCTATACTGTGGAAGCTATATCATTAGAGCTACCGACAGATTCGACCAAAACGTGGATTGGCATTAATCAAAATGCGGTAAACAGATATGTAGAACATTTTTTAAAAACCGGACAATTAAGCAAAATTGTTGCCAATGGTCATAATGCTATTCGCGAACAAAAGCTTGGTAATTCAAGACTGGATTTCTTGGTAGAAAGCACCTACCTCGAAGTAAAAACACCTCAACTAAAAAAGGCAGTACTGCCTTTTTTTATATTTTTATAA
- a CDS encoding MarR family winged helix-turn-helix transcriptional regulator, which produces MGFLFGKVTEQMIDKFNVELNSYQIDSKEFGLMTVVTSMSNSTQQQVGEVLHIDRTTMVKRVDHLEALGCLTRVKNAVDRRTYNLELTSKGEQMLRELWPTLVDCERGVLSALTDEELQNLKSIFTKLVKAWN; this is translated from the coding sequence ATGGGTTTTCTATTCGGCAAAGTTACCGAACAGATGATAGATAAGTTTAATGTAGAATTAAATTCCTATCAAATTGATTCAAAAGAGTTTGGTCTTATGACAGTTGTAACCTCTATGTCTAATTCTACTCAGCAGCAAGTTGGTGAAGTTTTGCACATTGATAGGACTACTATGGTTAAAAGAGTTGACCATCTTGAAGCACTTGGTTGCTTAACACGTGTAAAAAATGCGGTTGATCGCAGAACGTATAACCTAGAACTTACCTCAAAAGGAGAGCAGATGCTTAGAGAGCTTTGGCCTACATTAGTTGACTGTGAAAGGGGAGTTCTTTCTGCTTTAACTGACGAAGAATTACAAAATTTAAAAAGTATTTTTACCAAGTTGGTAAAAGCTTGGAATTAA